Part of the Cytophagia bacterium CHB2 genome is shown below.
GGTGGCAATCGTCACGGCGCCCGGCTCGCCCGCGCGCGAAATGATTTCCGCTTCCTGTTGATGGTACTTCGCATTCAGCACTTGATGCGGCACGCCCTTGCGCTTGAGCATGCGCGATAGAGTTTCTGAAACTTCCACGCTGATGGTTCCCACCAGCACCGGGCGCTTTTTCGCGTGCAGCTCCGTGATTTCTTCAATCACCGCGTTATACTTCTCGCGCCGTGTTTTATAGATTTGATCTTCATGATCGATGCGCCGAATTTTTTCGTTGGTCGGAATCACGACAACGTCCAGCTTATAAATATCGCCGAACTCCATCGCTTCCGTTTCCGCCGTGCCCGTCATGCCCGCCAGCTTGTGATACATGCGAAAATAGTTTTGCAGCGTGATCGTGGCCAGCGTTTGGGTCTCTTCACCAACGCGCACATTTTCCTTGGCTTCAATTGCTTGATGCAAACCGTCGGAATAGCGCCGCCCCGGCATCAAACGGCCGGTGAATTCGTCGACGATCAACACCTTGCCCTCGTTCACCACATACTCGACATCGCGCTCATAAAGCGAATAAGCGCGTAAAAGCTGCGAAATGCTGTGCACGCGATCGCTTTTGTCGGCATATTCCTGTTGCAGCTTGGCCTTTAGCTCTTCCTTTTGCGGCACGGTCAATTCGTCGTCCTGATTGATCTCATGAATTTTCTCGCCCAGGTCCGGCAGGGTAAACATTTCCGGCTCGTTGGGAGAAAGAAATTCACGGCCCTTTTCCGTGAGATCGATGGTGTGATGTTTTTCATCGATGGCAAAATAAAGCTCATCATCAATCTCCGGCATGCGCTTGTCGCGCAGAAAATCGCTTTCCACGTGACGGATGAGTTTTTTCGTGCCGGCTTCCTGCAACGCTTTCATGAAGCGTTTGTTCTTGGGCGCGCCGCGCTCGGCGCGCAACAACTTGATGCCGGCCTCATATTCCTGATCCTTATCCCCGCTCGCGAGCAGCTTTTCCGCTTCATTGACGAGTTGCGTGACGAGTTGATTTTGCGCTTGCACGATTCGTTCGACGCGCGGTTTCATGGCGGCGTATTGATCGTTGCCGGCGTGCTCCACCTGGCCGGAGATGATGAGCGGCGTGCGCGCTTCGTCGATCAACACCGAATCGACTTCGTCGACGATGGCAAAGTAATGGCCGCGCTGCACTTGATCTTCCGGCCGGATCGCCATGTTGTCGCGCAAATAATCAAAGCCGAATTCGTTGTTGGTGCCGTAGGTGATGTCGGCGCGATAGGCTTCCTGGCGCTGCGGCGGATTCATCTGATTGGTAATGAAAGCCGGGCGCAGGCCGAGAAATTTAAAAATTTCTCCCATCCATTCGCAGTCACGTTGCGCGAGATAGTCGTTCACCGTGACAAGGTGGGCGCCTTTGCCGGCCAGCGCATTGAGATAGAGCGGCATCGTTGCCACCAAGGTCTTGCCTTCGCCCGTTGCCATCTCCGCGATTTTACCCTGGTGCAACACAACCGCGCCGATGAGCTGGACATCGAACGGCACCATGTTCCATTCAATTTCCTGCCCAACGACTTTCCAGCGTTTGCCGCACAACCTCCGGCATGCTTCCTTCACCAAGGCGAAGGCTTCGGGCAAAATCTCGTCCATCATTTCTTTGATGGCCCGGCGCTCTTCTTCCTCGGCTTCTGCCAGGCGGTTGCGAATTTGCTCCATCGACATGTTGTCGAACGTTTCGATCGCTTCTTCCCCAGCAATGTCGCGGCCGTTGTCGGAAGCTGTTACCTCTTCGCGGCGCAACAGTAAATTCAATTGCGCGATCGCTGCGACGACCTCCCCTGTCGCTTCTTTGATTTTTTGACGCAATCCCTCCGAGCGGGCGCGCAGTTCGTCATCGCTGAAATCGCGCAACGTCGGATAAATGCGATTGATCTCTTCGACGATCGGTAGAATGCGTTTGATGTCGCGTTCGTGCTTATTGCCAAACAGTTTTGCTATCAGATTCATGAAACTCGACTCGCTGATTCGTTTGTCCTAAATCAAATCCACCATTCTTGGTGCAGGTTTAATCGTTGGCCGGGATTAACCCAACCCTTCGGTTTCAAATTTTATGACTGCTGCTACTTCTATTTTCGTTTTGCGAAAGCCCATCATCGCGGCACGTCCCGCTTTGGCCCGTCGCTCAAGCCCCGGCCTTTCTTGCGAATCTGGCCGGCTTTGCGCAAATCGATCAGGGCGGCGTCGAGAATGCCGTTAACAAAACGCCCGCTTTTTTCCGTGCTGAATTTTTTGGCGATCTCAATCGCTGCACGGATGATTCGCAACTCTGCAATTTCATTGCGGCTGCCAGCCGGCCCGGATCCAATTTTTTCTAACAATCAAAGCCAGGTCGTTATTCAATCGCAATGCCAACACGGTGGCGCGCCCAATGGCAGTTATGCCAATGATCTCAACGCCATCCACACTCCAAGAGAAATGATCTTCCCAACGCTGTTGGCGTGGATTGAATAATGGGACTTGTTCGCCGGTTTGATAATCTATACCTTCCGTTTGCGTCCATTTATATTGATTGCAGAATTCACAAGCGAGACAGAGATTTCCTTCATCATCACTCCCGCCTTTCGCGACGGGCAAAATATGATCGATCTGCAACTACCCGAACACATAACTCTGCGGGCTGTGATAATATTCACAACGATTGCCGGCCCGTTGCTGCACGTTTTGGCGGGTGCTTTCAGAAAGCTTAGTCATGCCGGCGCGGGTTTTCGCAAACCTCGTTGCACCGCCTCAGATAAAGCTTCTGATTTGCGCAGTTGTTTTAGTTGATAAATTTGCATCAACGCCAACAACTCATAGCGTTCGTCCGCCGCCAACTCTTCCTGCTTTCCCCTGGCCTGCAATTCAGTGAGGCGCCGGTGTTGCGCCGGTTCCATTTTCATATCGGCCAAATGCAAAACGTCCGCATCGGTCAAGCTTGAAATCGGCGGATAATCGCCGTTTTCCGGCAAATGGCCCAATGCCGGCCACATCATTTCCAAAGCATCAGCCAATACCGTATTAACATCCCGGCGCGTCATTGACCCAAAGCGCTTTGCATGCTCGACCAAATTCTCCGGCAATGTAAGAGTCACTTCGATTGTCATGGTGCACCGCCTTATTAAAAAATAAAATTTTGTGTTGCATTCTTTGCGAGCTGCGCGGTTACTTCTCTTTTCGGCCGCCCTCGCTCAAGCCGCGCCCCTTCTTGCGAATCTGGCCGGCTTTACGCAAATCGATCAAAGCGG
Proteins encoded:
- the secA gene encoding preprotein translocase subunit SecA codes for the protein MNLIAKLFGNKHERDIKRILPIVEEINRIYPTLRDFSDDELRARSEGLRQKIKEATGEVVAAIAQLNLLLRREEVTASDNGRDIAGEEAIETFDNMSMEQIRNRLAEAEEEERRAIKEMMDEILPEAFALVKEACRRLCGKRWKVVGQEIEWNMVPFDVQLIGAVVLHQGKIAEMATGEGKTLVATMPLYLNALAGKGAHLVTVNDYLAQRDCEWMGEIFKFLGLRPAFITNQMNPPQRQEAYRADITYGTNNEFGFDYLRDNMAIRPEDQVQRGHYFAIVDEVDSVLIDEARTPLIISGQVEHAGNDQYAAMKPRVERIVQAQNQLVTQLVNEAEKLLASGDKDQEYEAGIKLLRAERGAPKNKRFMKALQEAGTKKLIRHVESDFLRDKRMPEIDDELYFAIDEKHHTIDLTEKGREFLSPNEPEMFTLPDLGEKIHEINQDDELTVPQKEELKAKLQQEYADKSDRVHSISQLLRAYSLYERDVEYVVNEGKVLIVDEFTGRLMPGRRYSDGLHQAIEAKENVRVGEETQTLATITLQNYFRMYHKLAGMTGTAETEAMEFGDIYKLDVVVIPTNEKIRRIDHEDQIYKTRREKYNAVIEEITELHAKKRPVLVGTISVEVSETLSRMLKRKGVPHQVLNAKYHQQEAEIISRAGEPGAVTIATNMAGRGTDIKLGRGVVVHPNCALVQAKPNQEACPHLQEYKCYDNVPCGLHIIGTERHESRRIDRQLRGRAGRQGDPGSSRFYLSLEDDLMRLFGTDRIASVMDRLGVEDGEVITHRMVTRSIERAQKRVEGHNFSIRKHLLEYDDVMNQQREVVYDRRGNALRGENLRDEILAIISNYVSERVNLYASGDHPDEWDWESLQNAFQKAFLMVIPNELRSKPGVERSELQDELTRLATEVYERKEKQLTPKLMRQLERYAMLRAIDEKWREHLYEMDQMKEGIGLRAYGQKDPLIEYKGEGFRMFKEMLGQIDEQVLELVIKAQLAEPPPMRRRTPPQMTTVHQPSAGMGFTARSGGAMPAQAQPAGKPQPVVLDQKIGRNDPCPCGSGKKYKKCHGAEA